A stretch of DNA from Hydrogenophaga sp. SL48:
ACTTCCTGGAAATCCAGGCCTTCCGCAAGACGCCCGTGGGCCAGCTGCCCTACGGCCTGCAAAAGCGCGTGGACCTGGGGCGCGCCCTGGCGATGGAGCCGCAGGTGCTGCTGCTCGACGAGCCCATGGCCGGCATGAACCTGGAAGAGAAGCAGGACATGAGCCGCTTCATCCTGGACGTGAACGACGAGTTCGGCACCACCATCGTGCTGATCGAACACGACATGGGCGTGGTGATGGACATCTCCGACCGCGTGGTGGTGCTCGACTACGGCAAGAAGATCGGCGACGGCACCCCGGAAGAAGTGCGCAACAACGAAGAAGTCATCAGCGCGTACCTCGGCACATCTCATTGATGGGACAGACCATGTATCAGAACAACACACCAGTCCACCTGAAGGAGCGCCAACCCAGGGCGCCGCAGATCCGGCTTTGCCGGGCTGCCAGCGCCGCCCCCTTGAGGGGGGATGCGGCTACGCGCAGCGAGCAAGCAACGGGGGGGAGATAACTCATGGCTTTTTTTCTGGAAACTTTGCTGGGCGGCCTGATGGCCGGCATGCTGTATTCGCTGGTCGCGCTCGGCTTTGTGCTGATCTACAAGGCTTCGGGCGTCTTCAACTTCGCGCAGGGCGCGATGGTGCTGTTCGCGGCGCTGGCCATGGCCCGCTTCTCGCAATGGATCCCCGAGTGGCTGGGCTTGGACAACAAGTTCCTCGGCAACGTGCTCGCCTTTGCCGTCGCGGCGGCCTGCATGTTCGTGCTGGCCTGGCTGATCGAACGGCTGGTGCTGCGCCACCTGGTCAACCAGGAAGGCGTGACGCTGTTGATGGCGACGCTGGGCATCACCTACTTCCTCGACGGCCTGGGCCAGACCATCTTCGGTTCGGACATCTACCAGATCGACGTCGGCATGCCCAAGGACCCGATCTTCCTGCTCGAAGGCGTTTTCGAAGGTGGCGTGCTGGTGAACCTGGAAGACGTGTACGCGGCCTGCGTCGCGGCCTTGCTGGTGGTGGTGTTGTCTCTGTTCTTCCAGAAGACCAGCACCGGCCGCGCGTTGCGCGCCGTGGCCGACGACCACCAGGCAGCGCAGTCCATCGGCATCCCGCTCAACCGCATCTGGGTCATCGTCTGGTTCGTGGCCGGAATCACCGCGCTGGTGGCCGGGATCATCTGGGGCTCCAAGATGGGCGTGCAGTTCTCGCTCACCACGGTGGCCCTGCGCGCCCTGCCCGTGATCATCCTGGGCGGCCTGACTTCGGTGCCCGGCGCCATCATCGGCGGCCTGATCATCGGCGTGGGCGAGAAGCTCTCCGAGGTCTACCTCGGCCCCATGGTCGGCGGCGGCATCGAGATCTGGTTCGCGTATGTGCTGGCGCTGGTGTTCCTGCTGTTCCGGCCGCAAGGACTGTTCGGCGAGAAGATCATCGACCGCGTGTGACCGCACAACGAAAACAAAGAAAGGGCTCGCACCATGTTCTATCGTGAAAACGGTCAATTCAAGACCTCCTACCGCACCGACCAGCAGATCTTCCCGATCGCGCAGGACCGCTGGGCCATCCTCGCACTGATCGCGTTCGCCTTCATCGGCGTGCCGTTCCTGGTGGACGAGTACATGTTCCGCGCCATCCTGATTCCGTTCCTGATCCTGGCGCTGGCCGCGCTGGGCGTGAACATCCTGGTGGGCTACTGCGGCCAGATCTCGCTGGGTTCGGGCGCCTTCATGGCCGTGGGCGCCTACATGGCCTACAACACCTACATCCGCATCGAAGGCATGCCGCTGGTCATCGCCCTGCTCTCGGGCGGCTTCTTTGCCACGCTGGTGGGCATGTTCTTCGGCATCCCCAGCCTGCGCGTCAAGGGCCTGTACCTCGCGGTGGCCACGCTGGCAGCGCAGTTCTTCTGCGACTGGGCCTTCCTGCGCATCGGCTGGTTCACCAACAACAACGCCTCGGGCTCGGTGTCGGTGTCCAACATGCAGATGTTCGGCATGCCGATCGAGACGCCGGTGCAGAAGTACCTGTTCTGCCTGAGCTTCCTGGTGGTGTTCGGCCTGCTGGCCAAGAACCTGGTGCGCTCGGCCATCGGCCGCGAGTGGATGGCGATCCGCGACATGGACGTGGCGGCCGCCGTGATCGGCATCCGCCCGATGTACGCCAAGCTCAGCGCGTTCGCGGTCAGCTCCTTCATCGTCGGCGTGGCGGGCGCGTTGTGGGCCTTCGTGCACCTCGGTTCGTGGGAGCCGGCCGCCTTCTCGATCGACCGCTCGTTCCAGCTGCTGTTCATGGTGATCATCGGCGGCATGGGTTCGATCATGGGCAGCTTCTTCGGCGCGGCC
This window harbors:
- a CDS encoding branched-chain amino acid ABC transporter permease, with protein sequence MAFFLETLLGGLMAGMLYSLVALGFVLIYKASGVFNFAQGAMVLFAALAMARFSQWIPEWLGLDNKFLGNVLAFAVAAACMFVLAWLIERLVLRHLVNQEGVTLLMATLGITYFLDGLGQTIFGSDIYQIDVGMPKDPIFLLEGVFEGGVLVNLEDVYAACVAALLVVVLSLFFQKTSTGRALRAVADDHQAAQSIGIPLNRIWVIVWFVAGITALVAGIIWGSKMGVQFSLTTVALRALPVIILGGLTSVPGAIIGGLIIGVGEKLSEVYLGPMVGGGIEIWFAYVLALVFLLFRPQGLFGEKIIDRV
- a CDS encoding branched-chain amino acid ABC transporter permease, whose product is MFYRENGQFKTSYRTDQQIFPIAQDRWAILALIAFAFIGVPFLVDEYMFRAILIPFLILALAALGVNILVGYCGQISLGSGAFMAVGAYMAYNTYIRIEGMPLVIALLSGGFFATLVGMFFGIPSLRVKGLYLAVATLAAQFFCDWAFLRIGWFTNNNASGSVSVSNMQMFGMPIETPVQKYLFCLSFLVVFGLLAKNLVRSAIGREWMAIRDMDVAAAVIGIRPMYAKLSAFAVSSFIVGVAGALWAFVHLGSWEPAAFSIDRSFQLLFMVIIGGMGSIMGSFFGAAFIVVLPIFLNQFLPALGSLLGVEISTATVSHTEFMVFGALIVWFLIVEPHGLAKLWSIAKQKLRLWPFPH